From a region of the Acidobacteriota bacterium genome:
- a CDS encoding KH domain-containing protein translates to MREFVVRAPVDHPDKISLSEVEGARTTVYELRVGDSDLGKVIGKRGQTAKAIGVLLTAAAARQGMRAVPEMLD, encoded by the coding sequence ATGAGAGAGTTCGTCGTTAGAGCGCCGGTCGACCACCCGGACAAGATATCTCTCAGTGAAGTCGAGGGTGCCCGTACCACCGTGTACGAACTGCGAGTGGGCGACAGTGACCTTGGGAAGGTGATAGGAAAGCGGGGGCAAACGGCCAAAGCCATAGGCGTGCTGCTCACGGCCGCCGCCGCACGGCAGGGCATGAGAGCAGTTCCGGAAATGCTGGACTAA
- the rpsP gene encoding 30S ribosomal protein S16, with protein sequence MAVHIRLRRVGKKKQPSYRIVAADSRRARDGRFLEALGTYSPVDTPASVIIKEERLTKWLDEGAIPSDTVSSLLTHVGFLEKYEKSKRGMDVSDLTIRSTITERRKRTRKIKKAAVAATAEESPKVTAEESPKATAEESPEETAEENPKVTAEESPKATAEESPEETAEESAQETAGETVEKTDKEAGESQESSQ encoded by the coding sequence TTGGCTGTACATATCAGACTACGCCGGGTCGGCAAAAAAAAGCAACCGTCCTACAGGATCGTTGCCGCCGACTCGCGCCGTGCCCGTGACGGCCGTTTCCTTGAGGCACTCGGCACCTACAGTCCGGTGGACACGCCGGCCAGCGTCATCATCAAGGAGGAGCGGCTGACCAAGTGGCTGGACGAGGGCGCGATACCCTCGGACACGGTCAGTTCCCTTCTCACCCACGTCGGCTTTCTCGAGAAGTACGAGAAATCGAAGCGCGGAATGGACGTATCCGATTTGACCATCAGGTCAACTATCACCGAGCGTCGCAAGAGAACGCGCAAGATAAAGAAGGCAGCGGTGGCGGCCACCGCCGAGGAAAGTCCCAAGGTGACCGCCGAGGAAAGTCCCAAGGCCACCGCCGAGGAAAGTCCCGAGGAGACCGCCGAGGAAAATCCCAAGGTGACCGCCGAGGAAAGTCCCAAGGCCACCGCCGAGGAAAGTCCCGAGGAGACCGCCGAGGAGAGTGCCCAGGAAACCGCCGGGGAAACTGTCGAAAAAACCGACAAGGAAGCGGGCGAGAGCCAGGAATCATCCCAATAG
- the ffh gene encoding signal recognition particle protein, translating into MFSSLSDKLELAFKKIRGHGKLTEKNIKASMRDVRQALLEADVNYKVARDFVKAVEQAATGTSVLQSIDPGQQVIKIVHDELVRLLGGKAEALAPIDKSPTVYMICGLQGSGKTTLAGKIALMAKRKNKKPLMVAADTYRPAAVKQIQVLADSIQVPHFHLDGKTPPVICREAVRYADKNFIDLVVLDTAGRLHVDDELMKELEEIRALVKPDEVLLVADAMTGQDAVNVAREFHERLALTGVVLAKLDGDARGGAALSIREVTGCPIKLASVGEKLGDLELFHPDRMASRILGMGDIVTLVEKAQETVDLKQAQKMQEKILKAQFDFEDFLEQVGQLKKLGPLESIIGMVPGIGRQLKGINFDDREIERMTAIIKSMTVAERRNPNIIDGSRRQRIAAGSGNSVQAVNQLLKQFAAMQKMIGNMSKKKFKGLPKDIMPF; encoded by the coding sequence ATGTTTTCCAGCCTGTCTGACAAACTGGAACTGGCTTTCAAGAAGATCCGGGGCCACGGCAAGCTCACGGAGAAGAACATCAAGGCTTCCATGCGCGATGTTCGCCAGGCGCTGCTGGAGGCCGACGTCAACTATAAGGTCGCACGTGATTTTGTAAAGGCGGTCGAGCAGGCCGCCACGGGAACGAGTGTCCTGCAATCGATAGATCCCGGGCAGCAGGTCATCAAGATTGTCCACGACGAGCTGGTGAGACTGCTCGGGGGCAAGGCCGAGGCGCTGGCGCCTATCGACAAATCACCCACCGTATACATGATCTGCGGATTGCAGGGGTCGGGCAAGACCACGCTGGCGGGCAAGATCGCGCTGATGGCCAAACGCAAGAACAAGAAGCCTCTGATGGTGGCCGCCGATACCTACCGACCGGCCGCCGTCAAACAGATCCAGGTGCTGGCCGACTCGATACAGGTCCCGCACTTCCATCTCGACGGCAAGACTCCCCCGGTAATCTGCCGCGAGGCCGTGCGCTACGCCGACAAGAACTTCATCGATCTGGTGGTTCTGGATACGGCGGGCCGACTGCACGTCGATGACGAATTGATGAAGGAACTGGAAGAGATCCGGGCGCTCGTCAAACCGGACGAGGTGTTGCTGGTGGCGGATGCCATGACGGGGCAGGACGCCGTCAACGTGGCCCGCGAATTTCACGAACGCCTGGCCCTGACCGGGGTGGTCCTGGCCAAGCTCGACGGTGACGCGCGCGGCGGCGCCGCCCTCTCTATCCGCGAGGTCACCGGCTGCCCCATCAAGCTGGCCTCGGTGGGCGAGAAGCTGGGCGATCTCGAGTTGTTCCACCCGGATCGCATGGCTTCGCGCATTCTCGGCATGGGTGACATTGTCACCTTAGTGGAAAAGGCGCAGGAGACCGTCGACCTCAAGCAGGCGCAGAAGATGCAGGAGAAGATCCTCAAGGCGCAGTTTGACTTCGAGGATTTCCTCGAACAGGTCGGCCAGCTCAAGAAGCTCGGCCCCCTGGAATCGATCATCGGGATGGTTCCGGGAATCGGCCGACAACTCAAAGGGATCAACTTTGACGACCGCGAGATTGAGCGCATGACGGCGATCATCAAATCGATGACCGTTGCAGAGCGGCGCAATCCGAACATCATCGACGGCTCCCGCCGGCAGCGAATTGCGGCGGGGTCAGGCAATTCCGTCCAGGCCGTCAACCAGTTGCTCAAGCAGTTTGCCGCCATGCAGAAAATGATCGGAAATATGAGCAAGAAGAAATTCAAAGGGCTGCCGAAGGATATCATGCCCTTCTGA
- a CDS encoding prolyl oligopeptidase family serine peptidase — MTDYDGKLLDQRLVEPNRFHVSTIQRLYDVRLTEDTILERITYLSDGLKIRGYVARPVDPGVYPVLIWNRGGVHDRGSLDDLTAWLLLASTAAWGYVVLATQYRGNKGSEGQEDWGGRDVHDALNLIRVAEQYPECDVERIGIEGVSRGGITTFRAMTIEDRFKCAIVYAGIADLFKLCSSDREFCRLLDRKYAHLEPQEKRTEMEKMSVVHFVDRLPKNIPILLMHGTADTVVPIEQSEALAAELTQRQIPHKYVAIKGGTHVTLKDGSYRQIDEYRREWLQKHLGHS, encoded by the coding sequence ATGACAGATTACGATGGCAAACTGCTGGACCAGCGGCTGGTCGAGCCAAACCGGTTCCATGTAAGCACCATCCAGCGCCTGTATGACGTCCGCCTGACCGAAGACACAATCCTGGAACGGATCACCTACCTGAGTGACGGCTTGAAGATCAGGGGGTACGTGGCCCGGCCCGTCGATCCAGGCGTGTACCCGGTCCTCATCTGGAACCGGGGAGGGGTTCATGACCGCGGCTCGCTGGATGACCTGACCGCCTGGCTGCTGCTGGCGAGCACCGCCGCGTGGGGCTATGTCGTGCTCGCCACCCAGTACCGCGGCAACAAGGGCAGCGAAGGTCAGGAAGACTGGGGCGGCCGCGACGTGCACGACGCGCTGAACCTGATCCGGGTGGCCGAGCAGTACCCCGAGTGCGACGTGGAGCGAATCGGCATCGAAGGCGTCAGCCGGGGAGGCATCACCACCTTCCGCGCCATGACCATCGAGGATCGTTTCAAATGCGCTATCGTCTATGCGGGCATCGCCGACCTGTTCAAACTGTGCAGCAGCGACCGCGAGTTCTGCCGGCTGCTCGACAGGAAGTACGCTCATCTGGAGCCGCAGGAGAAGCGGACGGAAATGGAGAAGATGTCCGTGGTTCACTTCGTCGACCGCCTGCCGAAAAACATACCCATTCTGCTCATGCACGGGACCGCCGATACAGTGGTACCTATCGAGCAGTCCGAGGCGCTGGCGGCGGAGTTGACGCAGCGACAAATACCGCACAAATACGTGGCGATAAAAGGCGGTACGCACGTCACGCTCAAGGACGGCTCTTACAGGCAGATAGACGAGTATCGGCGAGAATGGCTGCAGAAGCACCTGGGACATTCCTGA
- a CDS encoding PASTA domain-containing protein, protein MNQIRATRLSHSAYRRRGWMDKWLPPGSRQRKIVLTVILPLIGLLLAVIIVDRIVMPIVTRQGAEFPLPDFSGQRLIEAQISLDNLGLGYQIASEEYSPGKAHGTVLSQYPVAGTKVKPGRDIKFVVSLGQKQVVIPNMAGQSVRQAMLELESAGLKLGEIAWAVSDTIPEKVVVFSYPYAGSEIPLGSYVNLMVNHGRASDFTYMPNVIGLTIDEAQKRLEDKALKLGLISYRTDENYLPETVLEQSESQGTELNIGTEIDLVVSSTE, encoded by the coding sequence ATGAACCAAATACGTGCCACCAGATTGAGCCACTCGGCTTACCGCCGCCGGGGATGGATGGACAAATGGCTCCCCCCGGGTTCACGTCAGCGGAAAATCGTGCTGACCGTCATCCTGCCCCTGATCGGTCTTCTCCTTGCCGTAATAATAGTCGACAGGATCGTAATGCCGATCGTAACCCGCCAGGGAGCGGAGTTCCCGCTGCCGGACTTCTCCGGCCAGCGGCTGATCGAAGCCCAGATTTCGCTCGATAATCTTGGCCTGGGCTACCAGATCGCCTCGGAAGAATACTCCCCCGGAAAGGCGCACGGGACGGTCCTCAGCCAGTATCCCGTGGCCGGCACCAAGGTCAAGCCGGGACGCGACATCAAGTTCGTTGTCTCGCTGGGTCAGAAGCAGGTCGTCATCCCGAACATGGCCGGCCAGTCTGTCCGGCAGGCCATGCTGGAACTGGAGTCGGCGGGACTGAAACTGGGCGAAATCGCATGGGCCGTTTCCGACACCATCCCCGAAAAGGTGGTCGTTTTCTCTTACCCCTATGCAGGATCCGAAATACCCCTTGGCTCGTACGTCAACCTGATGGTCAACCATGGGCGCGCCTCGGATTTCACCTATATGCCCAACGTGATCGGCCTGACCATAGACGAAGCCCAAAAGCGGCTCGAGGACAAGGCCCTGAAACTCGGTCTTATCAGCTACCGGACGGACGAAAACTACCTTCCCGAGACGGTGCTCGAACAGTCTGAATCGCAGGGCACCGAACTGAACATCGGAACCGAGATTGACCTCGTGGTCAGCTCCACCGAGTAG
- the rsmB gene encoding 16S rRNA (cytosine(967)-C(5))-methyltransferase RsmB yields MAAGNKTGSTTRYDTVRAAALEAIIRIQNGEQTDHAVKSVIQRRGFRPLDIRFLQQLVNGTTKMRRRLDFEMKFYLARPSLELPINLSNILRLGFYQLLFTDRVPHAAAVSESVNLARHFGDEAQARLVNAVMRAKLREPDKVVYPDKNEDPVNFLGNYYSYPDYFVQYCLNEFGLEATEPLLVAYNRPPRVTYRVNFLKTKPDEVANILQKNNIEFSFGKYLPEFVHIEMSGLPLEAELIRTGKVFVQDESAGLPVRLLNPKPGSEVADLTAAPGGKSTYAAMRMRNKGRVTAVDKSRARLKLLTENARRLGLRIIAPVVCDVADFTGGPFDRVLLDPPCSGWGTAGKLADLRWSKTTEDIDNLVKVQTMMIDRAARLVKPGGVLVYSTCTIIRRENDQIVEELLLRNDQFEIDPAGQFFDASLATERGFVKTYPADNGLDGSFCARLRRKLNP; encoded by the coding sequence ATGGCCGCGGGAAATAAGACAGGCTCGACGACTCGGTACGATACGGTTCGTGCGGCCGCCCTGGAGGCGATCATACGCATACAGAACGGCGAACAGACCGACCACGCCGTAAAGTCAGTCATCCAGAGAAGAGGTTTCCGTCCGCTCGACATCCGCTTCCTGCAACAACTTGTCAACGGCACCACCAAGATGCGCCGCCGCCTTGATTTCGAGATGAAGTTCTACCTCGCGCGCCCCTCGCTGGAGTTGCCCATAAACCTGTCGAACATCCTGCGCCTGGGCTTCTACCAGTTATTGTTCACCGATCGCGTCCCTCACGCCGCCGCCGTCTCGGAATCGGTGAACCTGGCCAGGCACTTCGGCGACGAAGCCCAGGCTCGTCTGGTCAACGCCGTCATGCGCGCCAAGCTCCGCGAGCCTGACAAGGTGGTCTACCCGGACAAGAACGAGGACCCGGTCAATTTCCTGGGCAACTACTACAGCTACCCGGACTACTTCGTGCAATACTGCCTGAACGAGTTTGGCCTGGAAGCAACCGAACCGCTGCTGGTCGCGTACAATCGGCCGCCGCGTGTCACCTACCGGGTGAACTTCCTGAAAACCAAGCCGGATGAGGTAGCCAACATTCTGCAGAAGAACAACATCGAATTCTCGTTCGGCAAGTACCTGCCGGAGTTCGTACACATAGAGATGAGCGGGCTGCCGCTGGAGGCCGAACTGATCAGAACCGGCAAGGTTTTTGTGCAGGATGAATCCGCCGGCCTGCCGGTGCGACTGCTGAATCCGAAACCAGGCTCGGAAGTCGCCGACCTGACCGCCGCCCCCGGAGGCAAGTCGACTTATGCAGCCATGCGCATGCGAAACAAAGGACGCGTTACGGCGGTCGATAAATCACGAGCGCGCCTGAAACTCCTGACCGAAAACGCGCGCCGCCTGGGCCTGCGGATCATTGCCCCGGTGGTCTGTGATGTTGCCGATTTCACCGGCGGACCGTTCGACCGCGTGCTGCTTGATCCCCCCTGTTCCGGATGGGGAACCGCCGGAAAACTGGCCGACCTTCGCTGGTCCAAGACGACCGAGGATATCGACAATCTTGTCAAGGTGCAGACAATGATGATCGACCGGGCCGCCCGGCTGGTCAAACCGGGCGGTGTACTGGTGTACTCCACCTGCACCATAATCCGCCGCGAGAACGACCAGATTGTGGAAGAATTACTGCTGCGCAACGACCAGTTCGAAATCGACCCGGCGGGCCAGTTCTTCGACGCCTCGCTGGCCACGGAGCGCGGCTTCGTCAAAACGTATCCCGCCGACAACGGCCTCGACGGCTCTTTTTGCGCCCGACTCAGGCGCAAGCTGAACCCCTGA
- a CDS encoding TIGR03960 family B12-binding radical SAM protein, whose amino-acid sequence MRDLLERKLFPYVIKPGRYAGGEPGRIVKNPQGRVNYVHAYPDKYELGMSYVGLQSLYHVVNSDDRFLCERVFAVDRDAEEIMRRENIPLFSLESSRPVSRFDAIGFTVVDETVYTNILAMLDLAGIALRARDRTDDQPLVMAGGPAVYNPEPLAPFVDVFFIGDAEEGLPEILGILGDMRGASRAEKLEALCRAVESVYIPAFYDDNRVPLTEFAPAEIRARLVPQLKPAYYPARPLVPLIETAHTHLGVEIMRGCPQGCRFCMAGTIYRPVRLRSGQDIVHQVDTQLQHTGYGEVSLLSLSSSDFPDIEPLAATLAQQLEPRQVSLVLPSLRPDSVTPTLLDSIGRFRKGGLTLAPEAGTERLRTFIRKNISDAAIYDSIRLAFQKGFSKIKLYFMIGLPTETEDDLRGIVNMCRTIHGISREYEGKTTINVTLSPFVPKPHTPFQWDEIVPENVIYDKVRFIKTHTRLGQVHFRYHSTPLAMLVGILGRGDRRMADVVESAFRNGCRFDSWSEDFDFEAWKRAFETQKIDLGEHHGAIPFSQNLPWSHIRKGPSVEHLRAERERTSAQIGQYTGPLTAAHEPGEEASGERTFGRVKRKLAGRNQAAPTKNRVRIRWGKTARYRFMSHRDNLRMIERTIRRAGLPVAYSLGYNPTMKLSFGPPLPLGFTSSAEYVDITLKANLMPYMIELLTKALPEEIELHEAKAVLAKTASLSSALNRVVYTLPLDAWQDVTALRAAVVNVMDTESLEVTRSGKEETRQVDVRPAIFELSVGERQLSMVLGLGEGGYTRPDEVMEFLTDGLKTDIAALAFHRSEVYRVQPDGKKIDAMEI is encoded by the coding sequence ATGAGAGACCTGCTGGAAAGAAAGCTGTTTCCCTACGTCATCAAGCCCGGCCGATACGCCGGCGGTGAACCGGGCCGGATTGTAAAGAATCCCCAGGGCAGGGTAAACTACGTACACGCGTACCCGGACAAGTACGAGCTCGGGATGTCCTACGTGGGGCTGCAATCACTCTACCACGTCGTCAACAGTGACGATCGTTTCCTCTGCGAGCGCGTTTTCGCGGTCGACCGGGACGCCGAAGAGATCATGCGGCGCGAGAATATACCCCTTTTCTCGCTGGAATCGTCCCGGCCGGTAAGCCGGTTCGACGCCATCGGGTTCACGGTGGTGGATGAAACGGTCTACACCAACATTCTGGCCATGCTGGACCTTGCGGGCATTGCCCTGAGAGCTCGGGACCGCACCGACGATCAGCCGCTGGTCATGGCTGGCGGGCCGGCCGTTTACAACCCCGAACCGCTCGCACCGTTTGTCGACGTCTTTTTCATCGGTGACGCTGAAGAAGGCCTGCCGGAGATACTCGGCATCCTTGGCGATATGCGGGGGGCTTCCCGCGCGGAGAAGCTGGAGGCGCTTTGCCGGGCGGTCGAATCGGTTTACATACCGGCATTTTACGACGACAACCGGGTACCGCTGACGGAGTTTGCACCGGCCGAGATCAGGGCGCGCCTCGTCCCGCAACTGAAACCCGCCTATTACCCGGCCAGGCCGCTGGTGCCGCTTATCGAGACCGCGCACACTCATCTCGGTGTCGAGATCATGCGCGGCTGTCCGCAGGGCTGCCGCTTCTGCATGGCCGGGACCATCTACCGCCCCGTACGCCTCAGGTCCGGGCAGGACATCGTACACCAGGTCGACACGCAGTTGCAGCACACCGGCTACGGCGAGGTCTCCCTGCTTTCCCTGTCAAGCTCCGACTTCCCGGACATCGAGCCGCTGGCTGCCACGCTGGCCCAGCAGCTTGAGCCCCGACAGGTCTCGCTGGTTCTGCCGTCCCTTCGACCGGATTCCGTCACGCCGACGCTGCTCGACTCAATCGGTCGGTTCCGCAAGGGAGGACTGACGCTCGCCCCGGAGGCGGGTACGGAACGACTCCGCACGTTTATCCGGAAAAACATTTCGGATGCCGCGATCTATGATTCGATACGGCTGGCCTTCCAGAAGGGCTTCTCGAAGATAAAGTTGTACTTCATGATCGGCCTGCCGACCGAGACCGAGGACGACCTGCGGGGGATCGTGAATATGTGCCGCACCATTCACGGGATCAGCCGCGAATACGAAGGCAAAACGACCATCAACGTGACCCTGTCGCCGTTCGTGCCGAAACCACACACCCCGTTCCAGTGGGACGAAATCGTCCCCGAGAACGTCATTTATGACAAGGTCAGGTTCATCAAAACGCACACCCGGCTGGGACAGGTTCATTTCCGATACCACAGCACCCCCTTGGCAATGCTGGTGGGAATCCTGGGCCGTGGAGACAGGCGCATGGCCGACGTCGTCGAAAGCGCCTTCCGCAATGGCTGCCGTTTCGACAGCTGGAGCGAAGACTTTGACTTTGAGGCATGGAAAAGAGCTTTCGAGACGCAGAAGATCGATCTCGGCGAACACCACGGGGCCATTCCCTTTTCCCAAAACCTCCCGTGGTCACATATCCGCAAAGGCCCCTCGGTCGAACACCTCAGGGCGGAACGGGAGCGGACGTCGGCGCAGATAGGTCAGTACACCGGCCCGCTCACAGCGGCGCACGAACCGGGCGAGGAGGCTTCCGGCGAAAGAACGTTCGGTCGGGTCAAGAGGAAACTGGCCGGGCGTAACCAGGCTGCGCCGACGAAAAACCGCGTACGCATACGCTGGGGCAAGACGGCGCGTTACCGCTTCATGTCGCACCGTGACAACCTGCGGATGATAGAGAGGACGATCCGTCGCGCCGGGCTTCCCGTAGCTTACAGCCTCGGTTACAACCCGACGATGAAGCTGTCGTTCGGGCCGCCGCTGCCGCTCGGGTTTACTTCCAGCGCCGAGTACGTCGATATCACGCTGAAAGCCAACCTGATGCCGTACATGATCGAGCTGCTCACGAAGGCCCTGCCGGAGGAGATCGAACTGCACGAGGCTAAAGCGGTTCTCGCAAAAACGGCCTCACTGTCGTCGGCCCTGAACCGCGTCGTCTACACGCTGCCGCTGGATGCCTGGCAGGACGTGACCGCCCTGCGTGCCGCCGTTGTGAACGTCATGGACACCGAGTCACTCGAAGTTACACGAAGCGGCAAGGAGGAAACCAGGCAGGTCGACGTTCGTCCGGCGATATTCGAACTCTCCGTCGGGGAACGGCAACTGAGCATGGTCCTCGGCCTTGGCGAGGGCGGGTACACCCGGCCGGACGAGGTCATGGAGTTTCTGACCGACGGCCTGAAAACGGATATCGCCGCACTTGCCTTCCACCGGTCCGAAGTGTACCGGGTACAGCCGGACGGCAAGAAAATAGACGCGATGGAGATATGA
- the tsaD gene encoding tRNA (adenosine(37)-N6)-threonylcarbamoyltransferase complex transferase subunit TsaD has protein sequence MLTLGIETSCDETSAAVVRDGREVLSNVILSQMVHSKYGGVVPEVASREHIKTIVPTFQEALREAGVTLDDVDLVAATQGPGLVGPLLVGLTFAKGLAYARDLPFVPVNHLEGHISANILEHRDLDQHHLTLVVSGGHTLLVEVIEFGQYNILGRTRDDAAGEAFDKVAKLMGLGYPGGAEIDRLAADGDPGYHRFPRALRHEDYQFSYSGLKTAVALYLGRIGKEEFELHLSDIAASFQEAVVEVLVEKAVRASVEKAVRHVTISGGVAANSRLRQMLAERLAPGRRLFYPSLELCTDNAAMIAAAGYYRYKKVGPGELIANAVPYLSLEQA, from the coding sequence ATGCTGACACTCGGGATTGAAACGTCCTGCGATGAGACCTCGGCGGCTGTCGTGCGTGACGGCCGCGAGGTCCTCTCCAACGTGATCCTCTCCCAGATGGTCCACTCAAAGTACGGCGGTGTCGTCCCGGAGGTCGCGAGCCGCGAACACATCAAGACTATCGTGCCGACGTTCCAGGAAGCGCTCCGGGAAGCCGGCGTGACGCTGGACGACGTGGACCTCGTTGCCGCCACCCAGGGACCGGGGCTGGTGGGTCCGCTGCTGGTCGGGCTGACTTTTGCCAAGGGACTGGCGTACGCGCGTGACCTCCCGTTTGTCCCGGTCAACCACCTCGAGGGCCACATCTCCGCGAATATCCTGGAGCATCGCGACCTCGATCAGCACCACCTGACCCTCGTCGTTTCCGGCGGCCACACGCTGCTGGTAGAGGTGATCGAGTTCGGGCAGTACAATATCCTCGGCCGCACGCGGGACGACGCCGCGGGCGAGGCGTTTGACAAAGTGGCGAAACTGATGGGACTCGGCTACCCCGGCGGCGCCGAGATCGACCGCCTGGCCGCGGACGGCGACCCGGGCTACCATCGCTTTCCCCGCGCCCTGCGACACGAGGACTACCAGTTTTCATATTCCGGCCTGAAAACGGCCGTGGCTCTCTACCTCGGTCGCATCGGCAAGGAAGAATTCGAACTTCACCTCTCTGACATCGCCGCCTCGTTTCAGGAGGCGGTGGTCGAGGTGCTCGTGGAGAAAGCAGTCCGGGCATCCGTTGAAAAGGCGGTGCGGCACGTTACGATCTCCGGCGGCGTGGCGGCCAACAGCCGGCTCAGGCAAATGCTGGCTGAGAGACTGGCCCCCGGCCGCAGGCTCTTTTATCCGTCGCTCGAGCTGTGCACGGACAATGCGGCCATGATCGCCGCCGCGGGCTATTACCGATACAAGAAGGTCGGTCCGGGCGAACTGATCGCCAACGCCGTTCCCTACCTGTCTCTCGAACAGGCCTGA
- a CDS encoding CdaR family protein, with protein sequence MRLLDNFWLKLIALLMGFLVWLHVATEKTYNYELKLPVNGVILKDSLTLLREPPDSLLVAVSANGKKLLREKWRERGVRINATGFPAGRYNITLTPANTFLVSPSGDISLDEVVLPREIQLHIDHLEEVSLPVTPDITAQADDGFAISRIYVSSPENVTLSGPRTTLGRFTSVFTEKKQLTSLRNSISLTMAVMSPPGHGYTVRPDSVTLEIEVVPVKTRVYSALPIVVYNAPPGQAVLTDPATVDIELTGPPEDIDLLNRNALTVSVDFRRLDAAGYTAVKIDCPSNFRVKKSSIDSTRVILGQDADTRD encoded by the coding sequence ATGCGCCTGCTTGACAATTTCTGGCTCAAACTGATTGCCCTGCTCATGGGCTTTCTCGTGTGGTTGCACGTGGCCACCGAGAAGACGTACAATTATGAGTTGAAGCTGCCGGTGAACGGGGTCATCCTCAAGGATTCCCTTACCCTGTTGCGTGAGCCCCCGGATTCGCTGCTGGTCGCAGTCTCGGCCAACGGCAAGAAACTGCTCAGGGAAAAGTGGCGCGAGCGCGGCGTCCGGATCAACGCCACCGGGTTTCCGGCGGGCCGCTACAACATCACTCTCACGCCCGCCAACACCTTTCTGGTCAGCCCCTCCGGAGACATCTCGCTGGACGAGGTCGTCCTGCCGAGAGAGATCCAGTTGCACATCGATCATCTGGAAGAAGTCAGTCTGCCGGTGACCCCTGACATCACCGCGCAAGCCGACGACGGCTTCGCCATCAGCCGGATTTACGTCTCTTCCCCGGAGAACGTGACACTCAGCGGCCCGCGAACGACCCTGGGGCGCTTCACGAGCGTCTTTACGGAGAAAAAGCAGCTGACGTCCCTTCGCAACAGCATTTCGTTAACCATGGCCGTGATGTCCCCGCCCGGGCACGGGTACACCGTACGCCCCGACTCGGTCACGCTCGAGATCGAGGTCGTCCCCGTCAAGACCAGGGTGTACAGTGCTCTGCCCATCGTGGTCTACAATGCCCCGCCGGGGCAGGCCGTTCTGACGGATCCGGCCACCGTGGACATCGAACTTACCGGCCCGCCCGAAGACATCGACCTTCTCAATCGTAACGCCCTGACCGTTTCCGTCGATTTCCGTCGTCTTGACGCCGCCGGCTACACCGCCGTTAAGATTGACTGCCCGTCCAATTTCCGGGTGAAAAAGTCCTCCATCGACTCCACCCGGGTAATCCTGGGACAGGATGCTGACACTCGGGATTGA